The following are encoded together in the Cyanobacterium aponinum PCC 10605 genome:
- the pstS gene encoding phosphate ABC transporter substrate-binding protein PstS — MTDFQIRRRDFLYGLAGLSGSVIASQLPFESASAQAMRLNGAGASFPAPLYQRWFVEYNRINRNVQVNYQSVGSGAGVKQFMGGTVDFGASDVAMKDDEISKVSRGVVLLPVTAGSIVIAYNNKDVSNLKLSRQQLVDVFLGKIKDWKQLGASKSKPIKVIHRSDGSGTTAVFTSHLSAINSEWKSKVGEGKTVQWPGGIGAKGNEGVTATIMQTDGAIGYVEYGFAKNNNLKTAQLQNKAGKYVTPTLENASKTLSQVTLPANLRAFIPDPTGDSSYPIVTYTWILAYKKYSDAKKAEALKNVLKWCVSKTGGQQYSSQLGYVPLPDNVIQKVTQAINTIA, encoded by the coding sequence ATGACTGATTTTCAAATTAGAAGAAGAGATTTTTTATACGGTTTAGCCGGTTTATCTGGTAGCGTTATTGCTAGTCAGTTACCTTTTGAGTCTGCTTCTGCTCAAGCTATGAGATTAAATGGTGCTGGTGCATCTTTTCCTGCCCCTTTATATCAACGCTGGTTCGTGGAATACAACAGAATAAATAGAAATGTGCAAGTAAACTATCAGTCTGTGGGTAGTGGTGCAGGTGTAAAACAATTCATGGGTGGCACAGTGGACTTTGGAGCTAGTGATGTAGCCATGAAAGATGATGAAATTTCTAAGGTTTCCCGTGGAGTTGTTTTGTTACCTGTGACTGCTGGTAGTATCGTAATTGCTTACAACAATAAAGATGTATCTAATCTTAAACTTTCTCGTCAGCAATTAGTTGATGTTTTCTTGGGCAAAATTAAAGATTGGAAACAATTAGGAGCTTCTAAAAGTAAGCCTATTAAAGTTATTCATCGCTCTGACGGTAGTGGCACAACTGCTGTATTTACTTCTCATTTGAGTGCAATTAATAGTGAATGGAAAAGCAAAGTTGGCGAGGGTAAAACTGTTCAGTGGCCCGGTGGTATTGGTGCAAAAGGTAATGAGGGTGTTACTGCTACCATTATGCAAACTGATGGTGCGATCGGTTATGTAGAATATGGTTTCGCTAAAAATAATAATTTGAAAACTGCTCAGTTACAAAACAAAGCTGGTAAATATGTTACTCCGACTTTAGAAAATGCGAGTAAAACTTTATCTCAAGTAACTTTACCAGCTAACTTAAGAGCATTTATTCCTGATCCTACAGGAGATAGTTCTTATCCTATTGTTACTTACACTTGGATTCTAGCTTATAAAAAATATTCTGACGCTAAGAAAGCTGAGGCTTTGAAAAATGTTCTCAAGTGGTGTGTTAGCAAAACGGGCGGACAACAATATAGCTCTCAATTAGGTTATGTACCTTTACCTGATAATGTTATTCAAAAAGTAACCCAGGCAATTAATACTATTGCTTAA
- a CDS encoding phosphotransferase: protein MNCTIINNYQIHPKDKLINHIKNAINPHQVIKIFSENISILQEDNYKLIKIELIRYKPQKRCLIEYHFQGKNNLILIGKIRAKKTDFHSFQLQKNLWQNGFDENSQDNISVPEVVGIVTQWQMWLQKKVSGQILSQYLTKNQPIKIYQKVAYIAHKLHKTNIPTNRNHIITNELNILYEKLPLLKKYYPHWQKRIENLLNQCDILASKVIETELCGIHRDFYFDQIIIDNNCFYLLDLDLYCRGNPCLDIGNFIGHISEYSLRQFEDISALKYQELALKNEFINIHKREKQDHLSLSELKDLKTIINNNIDIYSLLTLVRHIYLSTQFIERHTYTKKLFDFCEEKIKLALTFSLSSSL, encoded by the coding sequence ATGAATTGTACTATTATTAATAATTATCAAATTCATCCAAAAGATAAACTAATTAACCATATTAAAAATGCTATTAATCCTCATCAAGTAATCAAAATTTTTAGCGAAAATATATCAATTCTTCAGGAAGATAATTATAAATTAATTAAAATCGAATTAATACGTTACAAACCACAAAAACGCTGTTTAATTGAATATCATTTTCAAGGTAAAAATAATTTAATTTTAATAGGTAAAATTAGGGCAAAAAAGACAGATTTTCATAGTTTTCAATTACAAAAAAACCTCTGGCAAAATGGTTTTGATGAAAATAGCCAAGATAATATTTCTGTCCCTGAAGTTGTTGGTATCGTTACTCAATGGCAAATGTGGTTACAAAAAAAAGTGTCAGGGCAAATACTAAGTCAATATTTAACAAAAAATCAACCCATTAAAATTTATCAAAAAGTTGCTTATATTGCTCACAAATTGCATAAAACAAATATTCCCACCAATCGTAATCATATTATTACAAATGAATTAAATATTTTGTATGAAAAATTACCATTACTAAAGAAATATTATCCCCATTGGCAAAAAAGAATTGAAAACTTACTAAATCAATGTGATATTTTAGCCTCAAAAGTTATTGAAACAGAATTATGTGGTATTCATAGAGATTTTTATTTTGATCAGATTATTATTGATAATAACTGCTTTTACTTATTAGATTTAGACTTATATTGTCGAGGAAATCCTTGTTTAGATATTGGCAATTTTATCGGACATATTAGTGAATATAGCCTACGTCAATTTGAAGATATATCTGCGTTAAAATATCAAGAGTTAGCATTAAAAAATGAATTTATAAATATTCATAAAAGGGAAAAGCAAGACCATTTATCCCTATCTGAATTAAAAGATTTAAAAACTATTATTAACAACAATATTGATATTTATAGCCTACTAACTTTAGTGCGTCATATTTATCTTAGTACCCAATTTATTGAACGTCATACTTATACAAAAAAACTATTTGATTTCTGCGAGGAAAAAATAAAACTAGCTTTGACTTTCTCACTTTCTTCGTCATTATAG
- a CDS encoding ABC transporter ATP-binding protein — MTSAKSLTKTLSILSELLSYFSPYLHQQKWLVIITFIAIVAEVGLRVLEPLPLKFIFDYVLGDTHTTPLILNQISPLSLLTLSSLSILLITSLRAFAGYWSTVVSAIVSSRVMTQVRDDLYCHLQQLSLNYHNQSRSGDLIIRVSSDASRLQEILLTATLPLIISSLTLVATLGAMLWIDVKLTLLSLLTVPLFVLAGNLLSSKIQESSLNQRKKEGLVASTAAESMMAIKLIQSLSLENAFAQIFSHQNQASLTKKVETQRLSASLERIVDMIIALGIALVLWYGSYLVLQDNLTAGDVIVFFTYLKNAFKPIQNFAKYTGRLAKASASGERILNIFKETPEIRDLPHTINASPLQREITFKNLSFTYPSGKQTLDNINLTIKAGQFVMITGISGGGKSTLMSLLLRLYEPTSGAILVDGEDIRNYTLKSWRSQISVVLQESLLFGATIRENIAYGVKNVTDKEIVEATKLANIHDFISNLPHGYDTMIGERGTTLSGGQRQRIAIARAAIRQTPILILDEPTTGLDRHNEEIVMESLQKLAQNRTTFLITHDLSLAEKADLILYLNNGKIEILSNCEHLNKLVKL; from the coding sequence ATGACATCCGCAAAATCCTTAACAAAAACTCTGTCCATTCTCTCAGAATTATTAAGCTATTTTTCCCCCTATCTACATCAACAAAAGTGGTTAGTGATTATAACCTTTATCGCTATCGTGGCAGAAGTTGGTTTAAGAGTTTTAGAGCCTTTACCCTTAAAATTTATATTTGACTACGTTTTAGGAGATACTCACACAACTCCTCTCATTCTGAATCAAATCTCACCTCTTTCTCTATTAACCTTAAGCAGTCTCTCTATTTTACTGATTACCTCTTTAAGAGCTTTTGCAGGGTACTGGAGTACTGTAGTCTCTGCCATAGTTAGCAGTAGAGTTATGACACAAGTAAGAGATGATTTATATTGCCATCTACAACAACTTTCTCTCAATTATCACAACCAATCCAGAAGTGGAGATTTAATTATTCGAGTTAGCAGTGATGCTAGTCGGTTACAAGAGATTTTGCTAACAGCTACTTTACCCCTGATTATCAGTAGTTTAACCTTAGTGGCAACCCTTGGGGCAATGTTGTGGATTGATGTTAAGTTGACTTTATTGTCTTTATTAACAGTACCTTTGTTCGTATTAGCTGGAAATCTTCTTAGTTCTAAGATACAGGAATCTTCTCTTAATCAACGGAAAAAAGAGGGGTTAGTTGCTTCTACGGCGGCGGAGTCGATGATGGCAATTAAACTGATTCAATCTTTGTCTTTAGAAAATGCCTTTGCCCAAATATTTTCTCATCAAAATCAGGCTAGTTTAACAAAAAAAGTTGAAACTCAACGTTTATCGGCTTCTTTAGAAAGGATTGTCGATATGATAATTGCTTTGGGCATTGCTTTGGTTTTATGGTATGGTTCTTATTTAGTGTTGCAAGATAATTTGACGGCAGGGGATGTAATTGTTTTTTTTACCTATCTCAAAAACGCTTTTAAACCAATCCAAAATTTTGCTAAATATACTGGGCGTTTAGCTAAGGCTTCGGCTTCTGGAGAAAGAATTTTAAATATTTTCAAGGAAACTCCCGAAATTCGAGATTTACCCCATACTATCAATGCTTCTCCTCTACAAAGAGAAATAACTTTCAAAAATCTTAGTTTTACTTACCCGTCAGGGAAACAAACCCTTGATAATATCAATTTAACGATAAAAGCAGGTCAATTTGTCATGATTACGGGGATTTCTGGGGGCGGAAAATCTACTTTGATGAGTTTATTATTACGTCTTTATGAGCCTACTTCTGGGGCAATTTTAGTCGATGGTGAGGATATTAGAAATTATACCCTTAAATCGTGGCGATCGCAAATTAGTGTAGTTTTACAAGAAAGTCTGTTGTTTGGGGCGACTATCAGAGAAAATATTGCTTACGGGGTGAAGAATGTTACTGATAAAGAAATTGTTGAAGCTACCAAATTAGCCAATATTCACGACTTTATCTCCAATTTACCCCACGGATACGATACCATGATCGGAGAAAGAGGTACAACCCTTTCAGGAGGGCAAAGACAGCGAATTGCGATCGCACGAGCGGCTATTCGACAAACTCCCATCTTAATTTTAGACGAACCAACCACAGGACTCGATCGTCACAATGAAGAAATTGTTATGGAATCCCTACAAAAATTAGCTCAAAATCGCACTACTTTTTTAATTACCCATGATTTATCTTTAGCAGAAAAAGCGGATTTAATTCTTTATTTAAACAACGGAAAAATAGAAATTTTATCTAATTGTGAACATCTAAATAAATTAGTTAAATTATAA
- a CDS encoding glycosyltransferase family 4 protein, which produces MKVAYVCADVGIPVFGQKGCAIHVQEIIRSFLAKNIEISLFTPRLGEKKPCDFEKINIYPLPPIPKVEKGEREKIALSINSDLDSLLTLTQPFDFIYERYSLWSYAGVEFAQKRGIPSILEVNAPLIIEQDRHRGLVHRQEAEKIAQRVFESATVIIAVSKEIKSYVSQYVSNPEKITVIPNGVNAQRFSDDVIKNSHKESNYRFTVGFVGSLKPWHGLPILIDSFARFNRDYPESRLLIVGDGAEKDFLVENVEQRQLQSAVQFVGAVSPDMIPYWLGKMDVGVAPYPSLDNFYFSPLKVYEYMAAGLPVIASNIGQIKELIEDGVDGLLCEAGDSLALTNALITLARSHLLRDKLGTSARAKILSHYTWNKVVDKILACVEQSRLRIKEGNS; this is translated from the coding sequence ATATCGAAATTTCCCTATTTACCCCTCGTTTAGGGGAAAAAAAACCCTGTGATTTTGAAAAAATTAATATTTATCCTCTTCCTCCCATTCCAAAGGTAGAAAAAGGTGAAAGGGAGAAAATAGCTTTAAGTATTAACTCTGATTTAGATTCCTTATTAACTTTAACTCAACCTTTTGATTTTATTTATGAGCGTTATTCCTTGTGGAGTTATGCAGGAGTAGAATTTGCTCAAAAAAGAGGTATTCCTAGTATTTTAGAAGTTAATGCTCCTTTGATTATAGAACAAGATCGACATCGGGGTTTGGTTCATCGTCAAGAGGCGGAAAAAATCGCTCAAAGGGTATTTGAGTCGGCAACTGTCATTATTGCTGTGTCAAAGGAAATTAAAAGTTATGTTAGTCAATATGTAAGCAATCCAGAGAAAATTACAGTTATTCCTAATGGGGTTAATGCTCAAAGATTTTCTGATGATGTCATTAAAAATAGCCATAAAGAGTCCAATTATCGTTTTACTGTGGGTTTTGTTGGTTCTTTGAAACCTTGGCATGGTTTACCAATATTAATCGACAGTTTTGCTCGTTTTAATCGAGATTACCCTGAAAGTCGTCTTTTAATTGTGGGGGATGGCGCAGAAAAAGATTTTTTAGTGGAAAATGTTGAGCAACGTCAATTACAATCTGCGGTACAATTTGTGGGAGCGGTATCTCCTGACATGATTCCTTATTGGTTAGGGAAAATGGATGTCGGTGTTGCACCTTATCCTTCTTTGGATAATTTTTATTTTTCTCCTCTCAAGGTTTATGAGTATATGGCGGCAGGTTTACCTGTAATTGCGAGTAATATTGGGCAAATTAAGGAATTGATAGAGGATGGGGTTGATGGTTTACTGTGCGAGGCTGGAGATAGTCTTGCTTTAACTAATGCTTTAATAACTTTAGCTCGATCGCATCTTCTTCGTGATAAACTGGGTACATCTGCTAGAGCAAAGATTTTAAGTCATTATACATGGAATAAAGTCGTTGATAAAATTTTAGCCTGTGTGGAACAATCTAGGTTAAGGATAAAGGAGGGTAATTCATGA